A DNA window from Chloroflexota bacterium contains the following coding sequences:
- a CDS encoding LysM peptidoglycan-binding domain-containing protein: MTGRYRSILYRFCVAFISLLIFMSPAVVWAQPAPAPHADEVVHRVRRGETLATIAARYHTTVAQIAAYNGLRNPNFVYVGQRLRIPVSTTAGRSAAAGLSVAPPGDRRIHIVRRGEYLALIAQRYGTTVQALMRANRLANGNVLYVGQRLVIPGSVSVATQVTPSPTPTPLMLPDPIHPELLPPVSETMVVAMAASTSTPAPPTPAPPPTQVPPTPTPTPIPPTPTSSPTPTATPTPPPTTAAPIASSTAEPASPPASPTPIVHVVQRGEFLASIAQKYGVTVQAILSANRVRNPNLLYAGQRLVIPNGQAPSEARPVPTMRPSQWTDRHPPDSRFETSIEGKWIEVNVTTQTLNAYEGDRLIFSTQVSTGLPATPTVLGRFRIRQKLRAQTMSGPGYYLPNVPYVMYFYAGYALHGTYWHNNFGQPMSHGCVNMRTSEAKWLYEWAPLGTPVVVHR, translated from the coding sequence ATGACTGGTAGGTATCGATCGATCCTGTACAGGTTTTGTGTGGCCTTCATCTCCCTCTTGATCTTCATGTCCCCGGCCGTCGTGTGGGCGCAGCCGGCGCCCGCCCCGCACGCGGATGAGGTGGTCCACCGGGTGCGTCGCGGGGAGACGCTGGCTACCATCGCGGCCCGCTATCATACCACGGTCGCTCAGATCGCTGCTTATAACGGACTGCGGAACCCGAATTTCGTGTATGTGGGACAGCGGCTGCGCATCCCGGTCTCGACGACCGCGGGGCGCTCGGCCGCCGCGGGGCTCTCCGTCGCGCCGCCTGGCGACAGGCGGATCCACATCGTGCGCCGGGGGGAATACCTAGCCCTGATCGCGCAGCGGTATGGAACGACGGTCCAGGCTTTGATGCGAGCGAACCGGCTGGCGAACGGCAACGTGCTCTACGTGGGACAGCGGCTCGTGATCCCCGGCTCGGTGAGTGTGGCCACGCAGGTCACCCCATCCCCTACGCCGACCCCTCTGATGCTGCCGGACCCCATTCACCCGGAGCTGCTGCCCCCGGTGTCGGAGACCATGGTTGTGGCGATGGCGGCATCCACGTCGACGCCCGCACCGCCGACCCCCGCGCCGCCCCCAACGCAGGTGCCTCCGACGCCGACCCCTACGCCCATACCTCCGACGCCGACCTCGTCACCCACGCCCACGGCGACGCCAACACCTCCTCCTACCACGGCGGCGCCTATCGCGTCCTCGACGGCGGAGCCCGCCTCCCCACCCGCCTCGCCCACGCCGATTGTGCATGTGGTGCAAAGGGGGGAGTTCCTGGCCAGCATCGCTCAGAAGTACGGCGTGACGGTTCAGGCGATCCTGTCCGCCAACCGGGTGAGAAACCCCAATCTCCTATACGCCGGACAGCGGCTGGTCATACCGAACGGCCAGGCACCTTCGGAGGCCAGGCCTGTGCCCACGATGCGGCCCTCGCAGTGGACCGACCGGCATCCCCCGGATAGTAGATTCGAGACATCCATAGAGGGGAAATGGATCGAGGTCAACGTGACGACCCAGACGCTCAACGCGTATGAGGGGGATCGGCTCATCTTCTCCACCCAGGTGAGCACGGGACTGCCCGCAACGCCCACGGTCCTGGGACGCTTCCGGATCCGTCAGAAGCTCCGGGCCCAGACGATGTCCGGCCCCGGCTATTACCTGCCCAATGTCCCTTATGTGATGTACTTCTATGCGGGCTATGCGCTTCATGGGACGTACTGGCACAACAACTTCGGGCAGCCGATGAGCCACGGATGTGTGAACATGCGCACCTCGGAGGCGAAATGGCTCTATGAGTGGGCGCCGTTGGGCACGCCGGTCGTGGTGCATCGCTAG
- a CDS encoding adenylate/guanylate cyclase domain-containing response regulator yields the protein MSEQPKVLLVDDEPDTLHLVQRFLLAEGFRVIEAIDGKQALELYEREQPDLILLDIILPHIDGVRVLKQIREQDRVTGIIMVSALSSERLTIECMQAGADDYVSKPFPLKEIRSRVQQVLEKTRLRRKNAELQQQIDELNAKMSILIRRYIPRRVAERLLQEPGFPSLGGTRQEVTILFVDLRDFSPLATSLPPDRLIHILNTYLSAIADVVLAHEGTLDKFMGDGAMILFNAPMPQEDHIERAIRTALELKRVVEKLDVPLEDHRLSISMGIHTGDAVVGNIGSQHLMNYTAIGDAVVLAKRLQEIAETGQILVSKEIYQQVRDIAIVEEIGMVSVKGRTEPVQAYNIVGLKTETDERLPLSEE from the coding sequence ATGTCAGAACAACCTAAAGTCCTTCTGGTCGACGACGAGCCCGACACACTTCACTTAGTGCAACGCTTCCTGTTGGCTGAAGGGTTTCGGGTGATTGAGGCCATCGACGGCAAGCAGGCCCTCGAACTATACGAACGAGAGCAGCCGGACCTGATCCTTCTTGACATCATCCTGCCGCACATTGACGGCGTGCGGGTGCTGAAGCAGATTCGCGAACAGGACCGCGTAACGGGCATCATCATGGTCAGCGCGTTGAGCTCGGAGCGGCTGACCATCGAGTGCATGCAGGCCGGCGCGGATGACTACGTCAGCAAGCCTTTTCCTCTAAAGGAGATTCGCTCCCGCGTCCAACAGGTGCTGGAGAAAACCCGGCTCCGCCGCAAGAACGCGGAGCTCCAGCAGCAAATCGATGAACTCAACGCGAAGATGAGCATCCTGATCCGGCGATATATACCCCGCCGGGTCGCGGAGCGCCTCCTGCAAGAGCCCGGCTTCCCCAGCCTGGGAGGCACGCGCCAGGAGGTCACCATCCTGTTCGTCGACCTGCGCGACTTCTCCCCGCTCGCGACATCGCTACCGCCCGACCGGCTGATCCACATCCTGAACACCTACCTGTCCGCGATCGCGGACGTGGTGCTGGCGCATGAGGGCACGCTGGACAAATTCATGGGCGACGGCGCGATGATCCTCTTCAACGCTCCCATGCCCCAGGAGGATCACATTGAGCGCGCCATCCGGACCGCGCTGGAGCTGAAGCGAGTGGTGGAAAAGCTCGACGTCCCCCTGGAGGACCATCGGCTCTCTATCAGCATGGGGATCCACACCGGCGATGCGGTGGTGGGCAACATAGGCAGCCAACATCTCATGAACTACACCGCCATCGGCGACGCGGTGGTCCTGGCCAAGCGCCTGCAGGAGATCGCGGAGACGGGCCAGATCCTGGTCAGCAAGGAGATCTACCAGCAGGTTCGCGACATCGCGATCGTGGAGGAGATCGGCATGGTCTCCGTGAAGGGCAGGACGGAGCCCGTCCAGGCGTACAACATCGTGGGGCTGAAGACGGAAACGGACGAGAGGCTTCCATTATCAGAGGAGTGA